From the Chloroflexus aurantiacus J-10-fl genome, one window contains:
- a CDS encoding ATP-binding protein, with product MRKTGPVDMPEWLTIVAKMIDAERYSDLTAAAIDVLTSMLPGYQVDIKWSFQSEFQDESDALVHRLGQGETFARLVIRPADLTDADLVILQSVEQLIIAGYERIRQRIERQGWRRRLQLEVDALRDTPQPDLICQQMAQLLSDLVGLPLTIGLATPIQQSVWLQQIVHYAVQPNHYASFEQRCWTVETDLSSMVIKLSMPLSSAAYLEDCARYNVRPHAAWQASPPTFWSGAPVRFGGKTFGVIYGYTFASEPLNETQQQMIAEALELAARLLRMPLLQREADLANQQCNIWQNLVATSVQLLDTDQALQTMLALSCQLLAVDGGGLFIFDEQHNELVFRYAVGPQAYRLVGMRLPMTHGIIGQSFVLGKPVIVNDASDDVRRSRVIDRVIGLKCHNLITVPFTSPSGVRFCLQYINRQDEVPFTDTDIDETHAVAALMSLVIDRTRQITQIETGIVQQAQDLDRDNTDLRSLLALNHRLLAEQLPNQLFQLIIDAITKRMRFQSAALFVSQREHALHSMLACVATTGTLSGEFPAGLRLAIGRLDALVNEWAFGDTCFLLNRRSASFAALFDLPQPVDERLIDFGAIQWQPDDLLVVLLRAPDHRVQGVLLLDQPQSGQRPAIADLQALTLYAGIAGSAIDIALLRYRQQRSLERLTALNGLGMVINSQSLPQPQVLGMTARGMLEMVEGNWAQIMLFDAEHDELHIDQTIGVSPLGKDVMLTLARRALLHRRPVFRSATTVAIPLRSTQQLIGVIVIGGEHALEAADIEMLMLYASQTAIAIESMRLLGAVRRGRDNLARVMAAVEDGLVLFGVDRTVVVANEAFHRLARTGTWSPPLSRIDGLKFDDVLKHWARQRALEPATVAELQRSLTHVGAQHELRGNDGVFAWKIIQAGDLIAGRTSAFLLTIRDVTEAKKVEQLREDLIRMVIHDLKNPLAAIKLAFERLENELGDLFTERQQQAMMIGQNNTNRLINLVRAMLDIGRLESGQMPIYKGPLPIADLIEHTVDRLLFQAQEKQVQIVHNLDPNVRLLFADGDIISRVLQNLLDNALKFSEPESQISIEVHVKPAQGQTQIVAVSDELTILVPGDRVAHIIVRDQGPGIPPEDQDIIFKRFSQGGRKRSEGSGLGLAFCKLAVEAHQGTIWVESMPGRGSAFHFTLPLAEIYDPEQV from the coding sequence ATGAGAAAAACCGGACCTGTTGACATGCCGGAATGGTTAACCATTGTTGCAAAAATGATCGACGCCGAGCGATACTCCGATCTGACTGCTGCTGCCATTGATGTGCTGACCTCGATGTTACCCGGCTATCAGGTAGACATCAAATGGTCGTTCCAGAGTGAGTTCCAGGATGAATCAGATGCTCTTGTCCATCGTTTGGGGCAGGGTGAAACGTTTGCCCGGCTTGTGATCCGACCTGCTGATCTAACCGATGCCGATCTGGTGATCTTGCAATCAGTTGAGCAATTAATTATTGCCGGTTATGAGCGTATACGGCAACGGATCGAACGGCAGGGTTGGCGTCGCCGCCTTCAGCTTGAAGTCGACGCTTTGCGCGATACACCCCAGCCTGATCTTATTTGTCAGCAGATGGCGCAACTGCTGAGTGATCTGGTCGGGCTTCCGCTCACCATTGGTCTGGCGACACCGATCCAGCAGAGTGTTTGGCTTCAGCAGATTGTGCATTACGCAGTACAACCAAACCACTATGCCAGTTTTGAACAACGGTGTTGGACGGTGGAGACCGATCTGAGCAGCATGGTGATCAAGCTAAGCATGCCATTAAGCTCAGCCGCATACCTGGAAGATTGTGCACGTTATAATGTGCGCCCACATGCGGCGTGGCAGGCGTCGCCCCCCACCTTCTGGTCAGGTGCACCTGTTCGTTTTGGTGGTAAAACCTTTGGTGTCATTTATGGCTATACATTTGCCTCCGAACCTCTGAATGAAACCCAACAGCAGATGATCGCAGAAGCGCTTGAGCTGGCTGCCCGCTTACTGCGTATGCCCCTCCTGCAACGTGAAGCCGATCTTGCCAACCAGCAATGCAACATCTGGCAAAACCTTGTCGCTACCAGTGTACAGCTCCTTGACACTGATCAGGCATTGCAGACGATGCTTGCTCTCAGTTGTCAGTTGCTGGCGGTAGACGGTGGTGGTCTGTTCATTTTCGACGAACAGCACAATGAGCTGGTGTTTCGCTACGCGGTTGGGCCGCAAGCGTACCGGTTGGTGGGGATGCGTTTGCCGATGACGCACGGCATCATCGGTCAGTCATTCGTGCTGGGGAAGCCGGTAATTGTGAACGATGCCAGTGATGATGTGCGACGCAGTCGCGTCATTGATCGGGTAATTGGTTTGAAGTGCCATAACCTGATCACAGTACCATTTACGTCACCATCTGGTGTGCGTTTCTGTCTGCAATACATTAATCGTCAGGACGAAGTGCCGTTTACTGATACTGACATCGATGAGACACATGCTGTTGCCGCTCTGATGAGTCTGGTCATTGATCGTACCCGGCAAATTACCCAGATCGAAACCGGTATCGTCCAACAGGCACAAGACCTGGATCGAGATAATACCGATCTTCGCTCATTGCTGGCGCTCAATCACAGGTTGCTGGCAGAACAATTGCCTAATCAGCTCTTCCAATTAATTATCGACGCGATCACGAAGCGCATGCGGTTTCAATCGGCTGCGCTGTTTGTCAGTCAGCGTGAGCACGCCCTTCATTCGATGCTCGCGTGTGTAGCGACAACCGGTACGCTTAGTGGTGAATTTCCTGCCGGCTTGCGTCTGGCTATTGGTCGGTTAGATGCGCTGGTTAATGAGTGGGCATTTGGCGATACTTGCTTTCTGCTTAATCGCCGTAGTGCCAGTTTTGCCGCCCTATTCGATTTACCGCAACCAGTAGACGAACGACTGATAGATTTTGGTGCAATTCAATGGCAACCCGACGATTTGCTGGTGGTGCTCTTGCGCGCACCTGACCATCGGGTGCAGGGGGTCTTGCTCCTTGATCAACCACAGAGCGGTCAACGTCCGGCAATAGCCGATCTTCAGGCATTGACATTATATGCCGGTATTGCTGGCTCTGCTATTGATATAGCGCTTTTGCGCTATCGTCAACAGCGTAGCCTCGAACGACTGACGGCGCTGAATGGGCTGGGAATGGTGATCAATTCGCAGTCGCTCCCTCAGCCGCAGGTACTGGGTATGACTGCTCGCGGCATGTTAGAGATGGTAGAGGGGAACTGGGCGCAGATCATGTTGTTTGATGCCGAACACGATGAGTTGCACATTGATCAGACCATTGGTGTGAGTCCGCTAGGCAAGGATGTGATGCTGACCCTTGCCCGCCGGGCACTGCTTCATCGCCGACCGGTCTTCCGCTCGGCAACCACCGTAGCAATACCGCTCCGCAGCACTCAACAACTCATCGGCGTGATTGTTATCGGTGGTGAACACGCTCTCGAAGCGGCTGATATTGAGATGCTGATGTTGTATGCAAGCCAGACCGCAATTGCTATCGAGAGTATGCGCTTGCTCGGTGCAGTGCGTCGTGGACGTGATAATCTGGCGCGGGTGATGGCGGCGGTTGAGGATGGTCTTGTCTTATTTGGTGTTGACAGAACAGTTGTGGTTGCGAATGAGGCGTTTCATCGTCTGGCGCGTACTGGAACCTGGTCGCCACCGTTATCGCGGATTGATGGTCTGAAGTTCGATGATGTCCTGAAACACTGGGCCAGGCAACGAGCATTGGAACCTGCAACAGTTGCTGAGTTACAACGCTCGCTGACCCACGTCGGAGCACAGCATGAGCTACGTGGGAATGATGGTGTCTTTGCCTGGAAGATCATCCAGGCCGGTGATTTAATTGCCGGGCGTACATCTGCCTTTCTGTTGACGATCCGTGATGTGACTGAAGCCAAAAAGGTTGAACAGTTGCGTGAGGATTTGATCCGTATGGTAATTCACGATCTGAAAAATCCTCTTGCAGCTATCAAACTTGCGTTTGAGCGACTTGAGAATGAATTGGGCGATCTTTTCACCGAGCGGCAGCAGCAGGCAATGATGATCGGGCAAAATAATACTAACCGCTTAATCAATCTGGTTAGAGCAATGCTTGATATTGGGCGGTTAGAAAGTGGTCAGATGCCCATCTACAAAGGGCCATTGCCGATTGCCGATTTGATTGAGCACACTGTTGATCGATTGTTGTTCCAGGCTCAAGAGAAACAGGTGCAGATTGTGCATAATCTTGATCCAAACGTGCGTTTATTGTTTGCCGATGGTGACATTATTTCCCGCGTATTACAAAATCTCCTCGATAATGCGCTCAAGTTCAGTGAGCCTGAGAGCCAGATTTCCATTGAAGTACACGTGAAACCTGCTCAGGGTCAGACCCAGATTGTCGCTGTGTCTGATGAGCTAACGATCCTGGTACCCGGTGATCGAGTTGCGCATATCATTGTTCGTGATCAGGGGCCAGGTATTCCTCCCGAAGATCAGGATATCATTTTCAAGCGGTTCAGCCAGGGCGGTCGTAAGCGGAGTGAGGGAAGTGGTCTGGGACTGGCGTTCTGTAAGCTGGCGGTTGAGGCTCATCAGGGCACAATCTGGGTCGAGAGTATGCCAGGGCGCGGCAGCGCGTTTCATTTCACGCTGCCGCTCGCCGAGATTTACGATCCTGAACAGGTGTAA
- a CDS encoding YecA family protein gives MNPAKTLKLGRNDPCHCGSGRKYKDCHLRIEEEWRSQQLRLRNAQDQLLQRILAKATEAEAAELQTAFDRYWQQRYQFAQLAELNQREGYGADRFMVWFAFDYRRSDGQTLVEQMVHQMQESDLSPLERQLLPTWVNVRLRPYQVERLHPNAGATLRDLLTGEALILADSHASLRLELAEVIVGHLVPVDTPLGRTAPNYYLAGPAAHLTPDTAGPIRTFADVHLEAIRRERPEADWQTLLNERSEIFSHFILILPTDKPDPDRIQNFIAETRQRLLGE, from the coding sequence ATGAACCCAGCCAAAACGCTTAAATTAGGCCGCAACGATCCCTGCCACTGTGGTAGTGGGCGCAAATACAAGGATTGCCATTTGCGCATCGAAGAGGAATGGCGCAGTCAGCAATTACGCCTGCGCAACGCTCAAGACCAGCTCTTACAACGTATTCTGGCCAAAGCCACTGAGGCTGAAGCAGCGGAACTACAAACTGCCTTTGATCGATACTGGCAACAGCGTTACCAGTTTGCCCAGTTGGCCGAACTGAACCAGCGCGAAGGGTACGGGGCCGACCGCTTCATGGTCTGGTTTGCCTTCGACTATCGCCGATCAGACGGACAGACACTGGTTGAGCAGATGGTACATCAGATGCAGGAGAGCGATCTATCACCGCTCGAACGACAGCTTCTGCCGACGTGGGTCAATGTTCGCTTACGTCCGTACCAGGTTGAGCGACTACATCCCAATGCCGGTGCGACCCTACGTGATCTGCTAACCGGCGAGGCGCTGATTCTGGCCGACAGCCATGCCTCATTGCGCCTGGAGCTTGCCGAAGTGATCGTCGGACATCTGGTGCCAGTTGACACACCACTTGGGCGAACAGCGCCGAACTACTACCTCGCCGGCCCAGCCGCCCACCTGACACCCGACACCGCCGGGCCAATTCGCACCTTCGCCGACGTTCATCTGGAAGCAATCCGGCGTGAACGTCCTGAAGCCGACTGGCAAACGCTCCTCAATGAACGGTCGGAGATTTTCAGTCACTTTATTTTGATCTTGCCGACCGACAAACCCGATCCAGACCGGATTCAGAACTTTATCGCAGAGACTCGGCAGCGTTTGTTGGGAGAGTGA
- a CDS encoding formylglycine-generating enzyme family protein, with product MSRLTELLPVFIHIPSRPFRMGTPVSDISDLARHYGGTRESYREETPQHELTLPAFAIAQHPLSNALYACAVADGAVPPPPAWHGTTPPDKLAALPVTDITWYEAMAFCAWLSQQSGLSLRLIDPNGQPVTPPPVLRFRLPTEAEWEHAARGTDGRRFPWGETFHPDYANTREGGRSAPNPPGTYPAGQSPYGVEDMAGNVWEWTASLDREYPYRPDDGREDPTATGRRILRGGCYANPQGYARCACRFRLQPTMRNQFLGMRLALDLE from the coding sequence ATGAGCAGGCTTACTGAATTATTACCGGTTTTTATACACATTCCGTCACGTCCCTTTCGCATGGGCACACCTGTGAGCGACATCAGTGACCTGGCCCGTCACTATGGCGGCACTCGCGAAAGCTACCGTGAAGAGACACCACAACACGAACTGACGCTTCCGGCATTTGCCATTGCACAACATCCGCTGAGCAATGCCCTCTACGCCTGCGCTGTTGCTGATGGAGCTGTGCCACCACCTCCCGCCTGGCATGGCACGACCCCGCCGGACAAACTGGCAGCATTACCGGTCACCGACATCACCTGGTACGAAGCCATGGCCTTCTGCGCCTGGCTGAGTCAACAATCCGGTCTGTCCCTCCGCCTGATCGACCCGAACGGTCAGCCGGTTACGCCACCTCCTGTGTTGCGCTTTCGCCTGCCAACCGAAGCGGAATGGGAGCACGCCGCCCGCGGCACCGACGGTCGGCGCTTCCCGTGGGGCGAGACATTTCATCCCGATTACGCCAATACGCGCGAGGGGGGACGATCAGCACCTAACCCGCCCGGCACATACCCTGCCGGACAGAGTCCGTATGGTGTTGAAGATATGGCCGGTAATGTATGGGAATGGACAGCATCGCTCGACCGGGAATATCCCTACCGACCCGATGATGGACGTGAAGACCCAACCGCAACCGGGAGACGGATTTTACGCGGCGGTTGTTACGCCAATCCCCAGGGGTATGCACGCTGTGCCTGTCGTTTTCGACTACAACCGACGATGCGCAACCAGTTTCTGGGCATGCGCCTTGCACTAGACCTGGAATAA
- a CDS encoding FFLEELY motif protein, translating into MSTLRQYRIALQIFQSNRLRRDYRDLAEVPAYEPLGEFFFNEMYGPRDFSQRDQEGRRLHHFIGMLPGVRLRDLEEVLELLDLTNQLDEDLAQRMWQANIGTDFDEPTYEYFYRLADKYDDRHRQLTLVRTTLYNVFHLSRSAVLGMALRRSHFIARLAGIGHVHTFLRRGYDALQNVTSIDHFAETIYQRELDRLNRIYQR; encoded by the coding sequence ATGAGTACGCTACGCCAGTATCGCATCGCCCTGCAAATCTTTCAATCAAATCGCCTCCGCCGGGATTACCGTGATCTGGCGGAGGTGCCGGCCTACGAACCGTTAGGCGAATTCTTCTTCAACGAAATGTACGGCCCGCGTGATTTCAGCCAGCGCGATCAGGAAGGCCGCCGCCTGCACCATTTTATCGGCATGCTCCCCGGTGTACGCCTGCGCGACCTTGAGGAGGTACTGGAATTACTCGATCTCACCAATCAACTCGATGAAGACCTGGCCCAGCGTATGTGGCAGGCCAATATAGGCACCGATTTTGACGAGCCGACGTATGAATACTTCTACCGGCTGGCCGATAAATATGATGATCGCCATCGTCAGTTAACACTGGTCAGAACAACGTTGTACAATGTCTTTCACCTGTCGCGTTCGGCAGTGTTGGGGATGGCGCTGCGCCGCTCCCACTTCATAGCCCGCCTCGCCGGTATTGGTCATGTCCATACCTTTTTACGGCGCGGCTATGATGCCCTACAGAACGTGACATCCATCGATCATTTCGCCGAGACGATCTACCAGCGTGAGCTAGATCGGCTCAATCGGATTTATCAACGATGA
- a CDS encoding tetratricopeptide repeat protein, with the protein MRWPWQRKPTDSVVTEKATAEKPISWRKRLPWPLLALLIAGVVIVLFLISRPADPRFVIVVTPFADQDGRTGQQIANALVRQLRNQGANLVHVVLSETKPANGAEALALARQTNADLLVWGTVAAGGMIDSSSLSPEIIYTPHNIDISQAWYGFPIRFAIPNRYVISTEPINGQTILTPYLLALAAYHHGEADLALDQLQSLVENNPQLHPLLLHVLRGNLLWARGWYGAAATEYQTALSLAQGERALLANNLGAILLDAGNAEAPRYFAEAINLLDGRDLGQLRVNLALWALREQRASDAVSDLEQARNLLSPDPELELLIATAYRESGRIAEAQASLTRFEATKAATAARVPVAFRSAYETRLNAVFSEERALTSLEARLPMTGPFYWALATANPLPSADTLRQTRDQLRVATEQSNRAVTLWRQQAASQAAIFPGSGLMATGQAERSEELARRQRLSLALTEAVLWSVENSNRQNPFNQFIAALFGAVSGGNPSVEALRQLREQQPDDVMTLLTLGFALRMDEQYDEAVQTYQRVIELAPQLPDGYTGIGMVALARNDRESAQQWLRQALDRNNRFFPAHLLLAQVAEDTGDWSSAINHWRALVNWQETPYTVVHLARALRRSGASGFAEAERLLVPLATEHVEATIELARLYNDAGYPNEAASVYRDALVLDPRSTVAAFELGETYIRLGDVATAERMLRDALTFDERNLDARLRLAELYEGPLNQPDRAIEQYRIALGQGVNDLDQLIRIGQAALAGNATTVAIQALERALTGNPESATVNQLLARAYLNGNRLEAAAQTAQRTLDLTANRTDPEAISARVNAFLALAEIARRRNDLAAAEQAYQQAIATDPQSIPAHIGLGELAGGQGNWGVALAYFETAAALPGGDTNAAAQFWLGEALLRNDNLVRALAAYQRALELQPQYPEALLGLAQTQYALGRAEEALQTVERAIQQKSNYAEAHLFRGKLLQEAGRFAEARAAYDAAIGANDRIAESFYRRALLAIRNGEYDQAIRDLNRATALQANFPEAYYWLGRAYYAQGRSESALQAIQQAITLNPNYSEAIFYSGLIAEDQANFAAARDAYQTLISREPTSEWGQRALAQIERLP; encoded by the coding sequence ATGCGGTGGCCATGGCAACGCAAACCGACGGATTCGGTCGTTACGGAAAAAGCAACTGCGGAAAAACCAATCTCCTGGCGCAAGCGTCTGCCCTGGCCACTACTCGCATTGCTTATCGCAGGTGTTGTCATTGTCCTGTTCCTCATCTCGCGACCTGCTGACCCGCGCTTTGTGATCGTAGTAACGCCATTCGCCGATCAGGACGGACGTACCGGCCAGCAAATCGCCAACGCGCTGGTACGTCAATTACGCAATCAAGGTGCCAACCTTGTTCACGTCGTTTTGAGCGAAACAAAGCCGGCCAATGGTGCAGAAGCCCTTGCCCTTGCCCGCCAGACCAACGCCGATCTCCTGGTCTGGGGAACAGTTGCAGCCGGTGGGATGATCGACAGCTCCAGCCTGTCGCCCGAAATCATTTACACGCCGCACAATATTGACATTAGTCAGGCGTGGTACGGGTTTCCCATTCGTTTCGCCATCCCTAACCGATACGTCATCAGTACTGAACCGATCAATGGTCAAACGATCCTGACTCCGTATCTGCTGGCCCTGGCCGCGTATCACCACGGTGAAGCCGATCTGGCGCTTGATCAGCTACAAAGCCTGGTTGAAAATAATCCCCAGCTTCACCCCCTCTTACTCCACGTGTTGCGGGGAAATCTCTTGTGGGCGCGCGGCTGGTATGGTGCAGCGGCAACGGAATACCAGACGGCACTAAGCCTTGCCCAGGGTGAACGAGCACTGCTCGCCAATAACCTCGGAGCCATTCTCCTTGATGCCGGTAACGCTGAGGCACCGCGTTATTTTGCCGAGGCGATCAATCTCCTGGATGGGCGTGATCTCGGTCAACTGCGGGTCAATCTGGCGCTGTGGGCATTACGCGAACAACGTGCATCTGATGCTGTCTCCGACCTCGAACAGGCCCGCAATCTGTTGTCGCCTGACCCTGAGCTGGAACTGCTCATCGCTACTGCCTATCGCGAGAGTGGTCGTATCGCTGAAGCTCAGGCATCACTTACCCGATTTGAGGCAACCAAAGCCGCTACAGCAGCACGCGTCCCAGTTGCGTTTCGCTCAGCGTATGAAACTCGCTTGAATGCAGTGTTTTCTGAAGAGCGGGCACTGACTTCCCTCGAAGCACGGTTACCAATGACCGGCCCCTTCTACTGGGCACTGGCAACGGCCAATCCACTCCCTTCTGCCGATACATTACGGCAGACACGTGACCAACTGCGCGTGGCAACTGAACAGAGTAACCGGGCAGTCACCTTGTGGCGCCAACAAGCCGCCAGTCAGGCCGCCATCTTTCCCGGTAGTGGCCTGATGGCAACCGGTCAGGCTGAACGAAGTGAAGAGCTGGCACGACGCCAGCGATTATCACTGGCACTGACCGAGGCGGTCTTGTGGTCTGTAGAAAATTCCAACCGGCAAAATCCGTTTAATCAATTTATTGCTGCGCTCTTCGGTGCCGTCAGCGGTGGTAATCCCAGTGTGGAAGCATTGCGCCAGTTGCGCGAACAACAGCCCGACGACGTGATGACCTTGCTCACGCTTGGGTTTGCCCTACGTATGGATGAACAGTACGACGAGGCTGTCCAGACCTATCAGCGCGTGATTGAACTCGCACCACAGCTTCCCGACGGCTATACCGGAATTGGGATGGTTGCCCTGGCGCGCAATGATCGCGAAAGTGCTCAGCAATGGCTGCGCCAGGCGCTTGACCGAAACAATCGCTTCTTCCCGGCCCACCTGTTGCTGGCGCAAGTGGCTGAAGATACCGGCGACTGGTCATCAGCGATTAATCACTGGCGCGCCCTGGTCAACTGGCAAGAGACGCCATACACCGTCGTTCATCTTGCACGTGCGCTACGACGGAGTGGTGCCAGCGGTTTTGCTGAAGCTGAACGGCTACTCGTTCCCCTGGCCACCGAGCATGTCGAAGCAACGATTGAGCTGGCCCGGCTGTACAACGATGCCGGTTATCCCAACGAAGCGGCCAGTGTCTACCGCGATGCCCTCGTGCTTGATCCGCGTTCAACCGTCGCCGCCTTTGAGTTAGGGGAAACGTATATCCGGCTGGGTGATGTTGCCACCGCTGAACGCATGCTACGTGATGCGCTCACCTTCGATGAGCGTAATCTCGACGCCCGCCTCCGCCTGGCCGAATTGTACGAAGGCCCCCTCAATCAGCCTGATCGTGCCATCGAACAATACCGGATTGCCCTCGGCCAGGGGGTGAATGACCTTGACCAGTTAATCCGCATCGGTCAGGCCGCGCTTGCCGGTAATGCCACAACGGTAGCGATTCAGGCGCTCGAACGTGCGCTCACGGGAAATCCCGAATCGGCGACGGTGAATCAATTGCTGGCACGGGCGTACCTGAACGGAAACCGCCTGGAAGCAGCAGCGCAAACTGCGCAACGCACGCTCGATCTAACCGCTAACCGCACCGACCCGGAAGCGATTTCAGCACGAGTCAATGCTTTTCTCGCCCTGGCCGAGATAGCCCGGCGCCGAAACGATCTGGCAGCCGCCGAGCAGGCGTATCAACAGGCAATTGCAACCGATCCACAGTCGATTCCCGCTCACATTGGCCTGGGTGAACTCGCCGGTGGACAGGGGAATTGGGGAGTTGCCCTGGCCTACTTCGAGACTGCTGCTGCACTACCCGGTGGTGATACGAATGCCGCAGCTCAATTCTGGCTGGGTGAAGCCCTCTTGCGCAACGACAACCTTGTGCGTGCTCTCGCCGCCTACCAGCGCGCGCTGGAATTGCAACCGCAATATCCAGAAGCCCTGCTGGGGCTGGCCCAGACCCAATACGCATTAGGTCGGGCCGAGGAAGCACTTCAGACGGTAGAGCGAGCTATTCAGCAGAAGAGCAACTATGCCGAAGCACACCTCTTCCGCGGCAAATTGTTGCAAGAAGCCGGTCGCTTCGCGGAGGCACGCGCCGCTTACGATGCAGCCATTGGTGCCAATGATCGCATTGCCGAGAGCTTCTACCGTCGTGCCCTGCTCGCCATCCGCAATGGTGAATACGACCAGGCCATTCGTGACCTCAATCGGGCCACCGCACTGCAAGCCAACTTTCCCGAAGCCTACTACTGGTTGGGTCGCGCCTATTACGCCCAGGGCCGAAGTGAAAGCGCCTTACAGGCTATTCAACAAGCGATCACCCTGAATCCGAACTACAGTGAAGCTATCTTCTACAGTGGTCTCATTGCGGAAGATCAGGCCAATTTTGCCGCCGCCCGTGATGCCTATCAGACCCTGATCAGTCGGGAACCAACCAGCGAGTGGGGTCAGCGTGCACTTGCCCAAATCGAACGTTTACCATGA
- a CDS encoding peptidylprolyl isomerase — MAKQWSSPPAMQIDVSKTYRVTMETTRGTIELDLYPQHAPLTVNNFVFLVREGFYDGLTFHRVIKDFVIQGGDPTGRGSGGPGYRFRDEVVGNPLTHEAGVISMANAGPNTNGSQFFITHTPQPHLNGRHTVFGRVVAGMDVVYAIKQGDKMTKVTVQEL, encoded by the coding sequence GTGGCAAAACAGTGGAGCAGTCCACCCGCAATGCAAATTGATGTCAGTAAGACATATCGGGTCACAATGGAAACAACGCGCGGGACGATTGAACTTGATCTCTACCCGCAACACGCCCCACTCACCGTCAACAACTTCGTCTTTCTGGTACGCGAAGGGTTCTACGATGGCCTGACATTCCACCGCGTTATTAAAGACTTTGTGATCCAGGGAGGCGACCCCACCGGACGCGGAAGCGGCGGCCCAGGCTACCGGTTTCGCGATGAGGTGGTTGGCAACCCGCTCACCCATGAAGCCGGCGTGATTTCGATGGCAAATGCCGGCCCCAACACCAACGGCAGCCAGTTCTTCATTACCCACACGCCACAGCCACACTTGAACGGGCGGCATACCGTCTTTGGGCGAGTTGTCGCCGGCATGGATGTCGTTTACGCCATTAAACAAGGCGACAAAATGACAAAAGTGACGGTGCAAGAGTTGTAG
- a CDS encoding vWA domain-containing protein, whose product MSLHIRCTPELIAIPALNQPQVAYLHLTIAAAGTTGLPLHMTIVADASRSMRIPILNEQQFRDVVRGSGAHEVLVDGVPVWQLNNPLSAEQRSRYRSPIDYTTHALHSLIERLDHNDRLGLIACASDAIVLASGIPGSRRAELVAAIARLPALRLGETTNLAQGLQLALAQFVAADDATVRRIVLITDGFTTDQTLCLTLAREAAARGISLSTIGLGGSFEEHLLTQLADLSGGRASFVYDAADIPAIIAAELESARQTTAQALTLQCNLPQTVSLRRIIRLTPALTVLNPLSTEHGRRLTIHLGDLRHGEEVRLLVEFLVAPGAAGQQRRLAHLHLNSGQSHITHDVVAHYAPNAINPPPELLPIISRATIATLQQRADQARQQGDYATAAQTLRQLANRLYDLDEPDLAALAMAEATALAHNHQSSTTAKELTYATRRLGTQRG is encoded by the coding sequence ATGTCGCTGCATATACGCTGTACACCTGAGCTAATCGCTATTCCGGCACTCAACCAGCCGCAAGTCGCGTATCTACACCTCACCATCGCGGCAGCCGGTACGACCGGTTTGCCGCTTCACATGACCATTGTCGCCGACGCCAGCCGCTCAATGCGCATCCCAATCCTTAATGAACAGCAGTTTCGCGACGTTGTGCGCGGCAGCGGTGCTCACGAAGTCTTAGTCGATGGGGTACCGGTCTGGCAACTCAACAATCCGCTCTCTGCCGAACAGCGCAGCCGGTATCGGAGTCCTATCGACTATACCACCCACGCCTTACATAGTCTGATCGAGCGCCTTGATCACAACGACCGCCTGGGATTGATTGCCTGTGCCAGCGATGCAATTGTGCTTGCGTCTGGGATTCCTGGGAGCCGACGGGCTGAACTGGTGGCGGCCATTGCCCGTCTGCCGGCGTTACGCCTGGGTGAAACCACCAATCTCGCCCAGGGTCTGCAACTGGCGCTGGCGCAGTTTGTCGCTGCTGATGACGCAACCGTGCGGCGGATTGTCTTGATCACCGATGGTTTTACAACCGATCAGACCCTGTGTCTGACGCTGGCGCGAGAGGCGGCAGCCCGTGGGATCAGCCTGAGCACGATTGGCCTTGGTGGATCATTTGAAGAACATCTGCTCACCCAACTCGCCGATTTGAGCGGCGGACGGGCCAGTTTTGTGTATGATGCTGCCGACATTCCGGCAATTATTGCTGCTGAACTTGAGAGTGCGCGGCAAACAACGGCACAGGCGCTTACACTGCAATGCAACCTGCCGCAAACAGTTAGCTTACGCCGCATCATCCGCCTGACACCAGCGCTCACCGTTCTGAACCCGCTGAGCACGGAACATGGTCGGCGTCTGACCATTCACCTTGGTGATCTCCGTCACGGCGAAGAGGTGCGGCTCCTGGTTGAGTTCCTGGTCGCACCCGGTGCAGCCGGTCAACAACGCCGTCTGGCGCACCTTCACCTCAACAGTGGCCAATCGCACATCACCCACGACGTAGTTGCCCATTATGCGCCGAATGCAATCAACCCACCACCAGAACTTCTGCCGATCATCAGTCGGGCAACCATCGCCACACTTCAGCAGCGAGCCGATCAGGCCCGGCAACAGGGCGATTATGCGACGGCTGCCCAAACTCTCCGGCAACTCGCCAATCGCCTCTACGATCTGGACGAACCCGATCTGGCTGCGCTGGCGATGGCAGAAGCAACAGCACTCGCCCACAATCATCAATCGAGTACCACAGCCAAAGAATTAACTTACGCCACCCGTCGGCTGGGAACACAACGAGGGTGA